A genomic segment from Streptomyces sp. NBC_01233 encodes:
- a CDS encoding IS3 family transposase, with protein sequence MTALVDEHPYLGVEPVLRELNIPSSTYYRWRQAETEPCERRRRDAELTSRIRQVHEESGGIYGSPRVHAVLKREGVHVGRKRVERLMRQAGLAGISPRRGKGFTRRDPDADLAPDLVQRDFTAAGPNRLWVTDLTMIPTGEGPLWLSAIRDAFSRRVVAWETSARADADLVLTSLEYALASREVAPGELIHHADHGCQYTSVKLTTRLVRAGIQASMGSVGDSYDNALAENLWMVIKTECIRGRVFATRAEANLALFEYIDGFYNPRRIQKRLGYLSPIEYEEKHYANQAATEQVNLKPRQPTLTS encoded by the coding sequence GTGACGGCGCTCGTTGACGAGCACCCGTATCTGGGGGTCGAGCCCGTACTCCGGGAACTGAACATCCCCTCCTCCACCTACTACCGGTGGCGCCAGGCCGAGACCGAACCGTGCGAACGGCGCCGCCGGGATGCCGAGCTGACCAGCAGGATCCGGCAGGTCCACGAGGAGTCCGGCGGGATCTACGGCTCACCCCGCGTGCACGCCGTCCTCAAGCGTGAGGGCGTCCACGTCGGCAGGAAGCGCGTCGAGCGGCTCATGCGCCAGGCCGGCCTGGCCGGGATCAGTCCCCGCCGGGGCAAGGGTTTCACTCGCCGTGACCCGGACGCCGATCTGGCCCCTGACCTGGTGCAACGCGACTTCACCGCGGCCGGGCCGAACCGGCTGTGGGTTACCGACCTGACCATGATCCCCACCGGGGAGGGGCCGTTGTGGCTGTCCGCGATCCGCGACGCGTTCTCCCGCCGGGTGGTGGCCTGGGAGACCTCCGCCCGCGCCGACGCCGATCTGGTCCTGACCTCGCTGGAATACGCCCTGGCCAGCCGCGAGGTCGCCCCCGGAGAGCTTATTCACCACGCCGACCACGGCTGTCAATACACGTCCGTGAAGCTCACAACACGCCTGGTCAGGGCCGGGATCCAGGCTTCCATGGGCTCGGTCGGCGACTCGTACGACAACGCCCTCGCGGAGAACCTGTGGATGGTCATCAAGACCGAGTGCATCCGCGGCCGCGTCTTCGCCACCAGGGCCGAGGCGAACCTCGCGCTCTTCGAGTACATCGACGGCTTCTACAACCCCCGCCGCATCCAGAAACGGCTCGGCTACCTCAGCCCCATCGAGTACGAGGAGAAGCACTACGCCAACCAGGCAGCGACCGAACAAGTGAACCTGAAACCACGTCAACCCACCCTGACCAGCTAG
- a CDS encoding transposase, which produces MPRSEDPVGDGDGRRERDGGTLNGQRGSFRREDLGRLPRSTRSPVALTGTSPKYLAPVDSGRQAITPWSWKYPLELRERAVRMYRTAEPKPVIRRMAEELGVHHEALRNWIRQAEADAGERDDVLTTGEREELAALRKENAQLKRANEVLRTASAFFAAQLDPTRPR; this is translated from the coding sequence ATGCCCCGGAGCGAAGACCCCGTCGGCGACGGTGATGGACGACGTGAGCGTGACGGTGGAACACTGAACGGGCAACGGGGCTCCTTCAGGCGGGAAGACCTTGGTCGGCTTCCTCGCTCTACCAGGAGTCCCGTTGCCCTGACCGGCACTTCTCCCAAATACCTCGCCCCTGTTGACAGCGGCCGACAAGCCATAACTCCGTGGTCTTGGAAGTATCCGCTGGAGTTGCGTGAGCGTGCGGTACGGATGTACCGGACCGCCGAGCCGAAGCCCGTGATCCGCCGCATGGCCGAGGAACTCGGCGTGCACCACGAGGCTCTGCGCAACTGGATCCGGCAGGCAGAGGCCGACGCCGGCGAACGCGACGACGTGCTCACCACTGGCGAGCGGGAGGAGCTTGCCGCCCTGCGGAAGGAGAATGCACAGCTCAAGCGTGCGAATGAGGTCCTGCGGACGGCCTCGGCTTTTTTCGCGGCCCAGCTCGACCCGACCCGGCCCAGGTGA
- a CDS encoding FAD-dependent oxidoreductase — translation MERTTCCVVGGGPAGMVLALLLARAGVEVTVLEKHSDFLRDFRGDTVHPSTLALLDDIGLAERFAQLPQRRVTTVQLPLGPDRSLVTIGNIGALHGKYNYIAMVPQWDLLDLLADEAAREPSFRLRMDTEATSFLIERGRVTGVRYRTADGSTGELRATLTVACDGRGSLARDLPELGLEDFPCPMDAWWFRLPRHEDDPGGLVGGFGDRFFTALIDRGDYWQCAALIPKGTDAERRAEGLERFMARFTAAVPWLADRSHAVTSWDEVKLLDVRLDRLRRWHRPGLLCIGDAAHAMSPVGGIGINLAVQDAVAAARYLVRPLREGTVGLRDVRRVQHRRWPTTVATQGLQSLAHTQVIGPLLAGRTAFGDPRRAKRMAELVTESRWLNRIPAYFIAYGAVRERPPKESLR, via the coding sequence GTGGAGCGCACGACGTGCTGCGTGGTGGGAGGCGGGCCGGCCGGAATGGTGCTGGCGCTGCTGCTGGCCCGGGCCGGTGTGGAGGTGACGGTGCTGGAGAAACACAGCGACTTCCTGCGCGACTTCCGCGGCGACACCGTGCACCCCTCCACCCTTGCGCTCCTCGACGACATCGGCCTCGCCGAACGGTTCGCCCAGCTGCCGCAGCGCCGCGTGACCACGGTGCAGCTGCCCCTGGGGCCGGACCGGTCCCTGGTGACGATCGGGAACATCGGGGCGCTGCACGGAAAATACAACTACATCGCGATGGTGCCCCAGTGGGACCTGCTCGACCTCCTCGCCGACGAAGCGGCCCGGGAACCCTCCTTCCGCCTGCGCATGGACACCGAGGCGACGTCGTTCCTCATCGAGCGCGGACGCGTCACGGGCGTGCGCTACCGCACTGCGGACGGCAGCACCGGCGAACTCAGGGCGACCCTGACCGTGGCCTGCGACGGCCGTGGCTCACTGGCCAGGGACCTGCCCGAACTCGGGCTGGAGGACTTCCCGTGCCCCATGGACGCCTGGTGGTTCCGCCTCCCGCGCCACGAGGACGACCCCGGCGGACTCGTGGGCGGCTTCGGCGACCGGTTCTTCACCGCGCTCATCGACCGCGGCGACTACTGGCAGTGCGCCGCCCTCATCCCCAAGGGAACCGACGCCGAGCGCCGCGCCGAGGGCTTGGAGCGCTTCATGGCCCGCTTCACGGCCGCGGTGCCGTGGCTGGCCGACCGGAGCCACGCCGTCACCTCCTGGGACGAGGTGAAACTGCTCGACGTACGGCTCGACCGCCTGCGCCGCTGGCACCGCCCCGGGCTGCTGTGCATCGGCGACGCCGCCCACGCGATGTCACCCGTCGGCGGCATCGGCATCAACCTCGCCGTACAGGACGCGGTGGCCGCGGCCCGCTACCTCGTCCGGCCGCTGCGCGAGGGCACCGTGGGACTGCGCGACGTGCGCCGCGTCCAGCACCGGCGCTGGCCCACCACCGTGGCGACCCAAGGCCTCCAGAGCCTGGCCCACACCCAGGTCATCGGTCCGCTGCTGGCCGGCCGCACCGCGTTCGGCGATCCCCGACGGGCCAAGCGGATGGCCGAGCTCGTCACCGAGTCCCGGTGGCTGAACCGGATCCCGGCCTACTTCATCGCGTACGGAGCCGTGCGCGAGCGCCCCCCGAAGGAATCGCTGCGCTGA
- a CDS encoding putative quinol monooxygenase: MSQPFALVGTARPKPERAEELKQLLLSFVDPTRQESGCLEYHFHEDRNDPGVFVFYEAWRSQADLDAHLALPHMQAFWEQRMDYLESDLDIRFLTMHSPYQWDDRSRPRTPAPAPAPQ; encoded by the coding sequence ATGTCCCAGCCATTCGCACTCGTCGGCACCGCACGCCCCAAGCCCGAACGCGCCGAGGAGCTGAAGCAGCTCCTGCTCTCGTTCGTCGACCCGACCCGGCAGGAGTCCGGCTGCCTGGAGTACCACTTCCACGAGGACCGCAATGACCCCGGCGTCTTCGTCTTCTACGAGGCCTGGCGCTCCCAGGCCGATCTCGACGCCCACCTCGCCCTCCCCCACATGCAGGCCTTCTGGGAGCAGCGCATGGACTACCTGGAGTCCGACCTCGACATACGCTTCCTCACGATGCACAGCCCCTACCAGTGGGACGACCGGTCCCGACCGCGGACCCCGGCACCGGCCCCGGCACCCCAGTGA
- a CDS encoding ArsR/SmtB family transcription factor — translation MPDGEGHPNVDEMELGPVLSALADPLRRRVVRELAAEPDGVARTCSSFGLPVSKATVTHHFRALREAGLIRQVDRGNSRMATLRRADIEQRFPGLLGIVAAEPGE, via the coding sequence ATGCCCGACGGCGAAGGCCACCCGAACGTCGACGAGATGGAGCTCGGCCCCGTGCTCTCCGCGCTGGCAGATCCACTGCGCCGCCGAGTGGTGCGTGAGCTGGCGGCCGAACCCGACGGCGTGGCGCGGACGTGCAGCTCCTTCGGGCTGCCGGTGTCCAAGGCGACGGTCACGCACCACTTCCGTGCGCTCCGCGAGGCCGGGCTCATCCGGCAGGTCGACCGGGGCAACAGCCGGATGGCCACCCTGCGCCGGGCCGACATCGAGCAGCGGTTTCCCGGACTGCTCGGCATCGTGGCGGCCGAGCCGGGGGAGTGA
- a CDS encoding CsbD family protein, whose protein sequence is MSRDEKGRAKVEQVKGKLKEAAGRLVGNERLTAEGRAERVKGDARQAKEKIKDIFKR, encoded by the coding sequence GTGTCGAGGGACGAGAAGGGCCGGGCCAAGGTCGAGCAGGTCAAGGGCAAGCTCAAGGAGGCGGCCGGCCGCCTGGTGGGCAATGAGCGGCTGACCGCCGAAGGCCGCGCCGAGCGGGTGAAGGGCGATGCCCGCCAGGCCAAGGAGAAGATCAAGGACATCTTCAAGCGCTGA
- a CDS encoding PRC-barrel domain containing protein: MTENVWAYRGGVDYLAADLTGYGVEAADGSIGKVDKHSDEVSDAYLVVDTGVWILGKEVLLPAGLVTHIDHAAEKVYVDRTKEQIKAAPEFHRDEHLGNADHREALGAHYLSGMPFGVPPA; this comes from the coding sequence ATGACGGAGAACGTGTGGGCCTACCGCGGCGGCGTCGACTACCTGGCGGCCGACCTCACCGGCTACGGGGTCGAGGCGGCCGACGGAAGCATCGGCAAGGTCGACAAGCACTCCGACGAGGTCAGCGACGCCTATCTGGTCGTCGACACCGGCGTGTGGATCCTCGGCAAGGAAGTCCTGCTGCCGGCCGGGCTGGTGACCCACATCGACCACGCGGCCGAGAAGGTCTACGTGGACCGTACGAAGGAGCAGATCAAGGCCGCTCCGGAATTCCATCGGGACGAGCACCTCGGAAACGCGGACCACCGCGAGGCGCTGGGGGCGCACTACCTCTCCGGCATGCCGTTCGGCGTCCCGCCCGCCTGA
- a CDS encoding mechanosensitive ion channel family protein, protein MNSALRVLTVLGGSILLTFAAGWAFDLLLRRADARHPETPLWNLLRRCRRALQIVLLAALLRGAHRQIAWPPLQDHAAAVGRILSLTLIGAGAWLMVAVASAVVESGYARYATATRDPARLRRVRTQVTLIMRVVTVVVAVVAVAAMLVTFPSFRALGTSVLASAGIIGIVAGVAAQSTLGNLFAGFQIAFGDMVRIGDTVVVAGEWGVVEDITLTFLAVRTWDERRITMPVSYFTTRPFENWSRGGVQMTGTVFLHCDHRVPVGLMRDKAEEILHSCKEWDGRGWDLAVTEATPSTVVLRVIVTAKDPDDLWTVRCAVREQLVAWLAEKHPDGLPRVLLDPAPGPALGPARGPGAPGGSEGRRTAQPEATVTSTSWKPR, encoded by the coding sequence ATGAACAGCGCTCTTCGTGTGCTGACCGTCCTGGGCGGCTCGATCCTGCTCACCTTCGCGGCCGGATGGGCCTTCGACCTGCTGCTGCGCCGAGCCGACGCGCGCCACCCCGAAACGCCCCTGTGGAACCTGCTGCGCCGGTGCCGCCGCGCCCTGCAGATCGTGCTGCTCGCCGCGCTGCTCAGGGGCGCCCACCGGCAGATCGCGTGGCCACCGCTGCAGGACCACGCGGCCGCCGTGGGCCGGATCCTCTCGCTGACCCTGATCGGCGCGGGGGCCTGGCTGATGGTGGCCGTGGCCTCCGCCGTCGTCGAGTCGGGGTACGCCCGCTACGCCACCGCCACCCGCGACCCGGCCCGGCTGCGCCGGGTCCGCACCCAGGTGACCCTGATCATGCGGGTGGTCACGGTCGTCGTGGCGGTCGTCGCGGTCGCCGCGATGCTCGTCACCTTCCCGAGCTTCCGCGCGCTCGGCACGTCCGTGCTCGCTTCCGCCGGGATCATCGGAATCGTGGCCGGCGTCGCCGCCCAGTCCACCCTCGGAAACCTCTTCGCCGGCTTCCAGATCGCCTTCGGCGACATGGTGCGCATCGGCGACACCGTCGTGGTCGCGGGTGAGTGGGGGGTGGTCGAGGACATCACCCTCACCTTCCTCGCCGTACGCACCTGGGACGAACGACGCATCACCATGCCCGTCTCGTACTTCACCACCCGCCCCTTCGAGAACTGGTCACGCGGCGGCGTCCAGATGACCGGCACCGTCTTCCTCCACTGCGACCACCGCGTGCCCGTGGGCCTCATGCGCGACAAGGCCGAAGAGATCCTGCACAGCTGCAAGGAGTGGGACGGCCGCGGCTGGGACCTCGCCGTCACCGAGGCAACGCCCTCCACGGTCGTACTACGGGTCATCGTCACCGCCAAGGACCCCGACGACCTGTGGACGGTGCGCTGCGCCGTACGGGAGCAACTGGTCGCCTGGCTCGCGGAGAAGCACCCGGACGGCCTGCCGCGCGTTCTGCTGGACCCGGCACCCGGACCGGCACTCGGACCGGCACGGGGACCGGGCGCCCCCGGCGGATCCGAGGGTCGCCGTACGGCTCAGCCGGAGGCGACCGTCACCTCCACCTCGTGGAAGCCCAGGTGA
- a CDS encoding PRC-barrel domain-containing protein, with protein sequence MWSYKSTSGHLAGTDLTGYKVEAVDGSIGKVDKHSDEVGDAYLVVDTGVWIFGKEVLLPASTVITVDPDQRVIHVDRAKEQIKDSPEFHREKHLGNADYREQLGMYYGIGGPFGGPIA encoded by the coding sequence GTGTGGAGCTACAAGTCGACGTCGGGCCACCTGGCCGGCACCGACCTCACCGGCTACAAGGTCGAGGCGGTCGACGGCAGCATCGGCAAGGTCGACAAGCACTCCGACGAGGTCGGTGACGCCTACCTGGTCGTGGACACCGGTGTGTGGATCTTCGGCAAGGAAGTGCTCCTGCCGGCCAGCACCGTGATCACGGTCGACCCGGACCAGCGGGTGATCCACGTGGACCGCGCCAAGGAGCAGATCAAGGACTCCCCGGAGTTCCACCGGGAAAAGCACCTCGGCAACGCGGACTACCGTGAGCAGCTGGGCATGTACTACGGCATCGGCGGCCCCTTCGGCGGCCCGATCGCCTGA
- a CDS encoding VanZ family protein, with protein MNHNPSLSAATRRTRSIVLLGLVVLGMAGAVYVVRRPLMMSAPMCMAGRWHGCFDTFNGVVLMTLVALPLAALVVWALARRRRADGGTSAWRLSLAEVGMVHGTVPFLWLTMMPGAGAGIVPGRVSLVPLRDLVTMGPLGIVGNLLVFASLGFFAPMWFAALASAPRILALGAGCSVLVETAQYVLRLDRVSSVDDVLVNAAGAVLASRRWWRTSAQAPSVRPRPALVRAR; from the coding sequence ATGAACCACAACCCGTCCCTGTCCGCAGCGACCCGCCGCACGCGCAGCATCGTGCTCCTCGGCCTGGTGGTACTCGGCATGGCGGGCGCGGTGTACGTCGTGCGGCGGCCGCTCATGATGTCCGCTCCGATGTGCATGGCCGGGCGGTGGCACGGCTGCTTCGACACGTTCAACGGTGTGGTGCTCATGACGCTGGTCGCGTTGCCGTTGGCCGCACTGGTGGTGTGGGCCCTGGCGCGCCGTCGGCGTGCCGACGGCGGCACATCGGCGTGGCGGCTGTCGCTGGCCGAGGTGGGCATGGTCCACGGGACGGTGCCGTTCCTGTGGTTGACGATGATGCCGGGCGCCGGGGCCGGCATCGTCCCCGGCCGGGTGAGCCTGGTACCGCTGCGGGACCTGGTCACGATGGGGCCGCTCGGGATCGTCGGCAACCTGCTGGTCTTCGCGTCGCTGGGGTTCTTCGCCCCGATGTGGTTCGCGGCGCTGGCGTCCGCGCCGCGGATCCTGGCGCTCGGGGCGGGCTGCTCGGTCCTGGTCGAAACCGCGCAGTACGTCCTGCGGCTGGACCGGGTCTCCTCCGTGGACGACGTACTGGTCAACGCCGCCGGAGCCGTGCTGGCGTCGCGCCGCTGGTGGCGCACTTCGGCGCAAGCGCCCTCGGTCCGGCCTCGCCCGGCGCTGGTACGGGCACGCTGA
- a CDS encoding IS110 family transposase — protein MEESREDHDDGSVARVAAIDIAKASGMVCLRVPHDTIEGRRVQQVWTVASTTNAILELGDRLVCQGVQRVVMEATGSYWRPFFYLLEARGLECWLVNARDVKNVPGRPKTDKLDAVWLAKLAERGMVRASFVPPKPVRQLRDLTRTRTVFIQERTRHKHRVDKALQDAQIKLSDVVSDLFGLSGRAMLDALAAGERNPRALADLAKGSLVKKKPALAEALTGQFEEHHGRLLGVLLGTIDHLTAQVRELDRLIADLMEQTRAPHDGTGTGPPRTDDTSTSSARDAVTARELAERLDAVPGIGPATAQIILAEIGLDMSRFPTPEHLVSWAKLCPRTIQSGAKNTTGPAGKGNPWLKGALGEAANAAARTDTFLGARYRRIVKRRGHAKALVAVARSILVITWHLINDPDARYQELGADWHQRHLNPARKTRDLVRQLQALGHQVTLAAPTTAA, from the coding sequence ATGGAGGAGTCCAGGGAGGACCACGACGACGGAAGTGTTGCCCGGGTCGCGGCGATCGACATCGCCAAGGCGTCCGGGATGGTGTGTCTGCGCGTCCCGCACGACACCATTGAAGGCCGGCGCGTCCAGCAGGTCTGGACGGTCGCGTCCACCACGAACGCGATCCTCGAGCTCGGCGACCGGCTGGTCTGCCAGGGTGTCCAGCGGGTGGTGATGGAGGCGACGGGCTCGTACTGGCGGCCCTTCTTCTACCTCTTGGAGGCCCGTGGCCTGGAATGTTGGCTGGTCAACGCCCGCGATGTGAAGAACGTCCCGGGCCGGCCGAAGACCGACAAGCTGGACGCGGTCTGGCTGGCCAAGCTCGCCGAACGCGGCATGGTCCGCGCTTCGTTCGTACCGCCCAAGCCGGTCCGGCAGCTACGGGACCTCACCCGCACCCGCACGGTCTTCATCCAGGAACGCACCCGGCACAAGCACCGGGTGGACAAGGCCCTGCAGGACGCGCAGATCAAGCTGTCCGACGTTGTCTCGGACCTCTTCGGCCTCTCCGGCCGGGCCATGCTCGACGCCCTGGCCGCCGGTGAACGCAACCCCCGAGCTCTGGCGGATCTCGCCAAGGGGAGCCTGGTGAAGAAGAAGCCGGCCCTGGCCGAGGCACTCACCGGGCAGTTCGAAGAACATCACGGCCGCCTGCTGGGAGTGTTGCTGGGCACCATCGACCACCTCACCGCGCAGGTCCGGGAACTCGACCGGCTGATCGCCGACCTCATGGAACAGACCAGGGCCCCGCACGACGGCACCGGAACCGGACCGCCCCGCACAGACGACACCAGCACGTCGTCAGCCCGTGACGCTGTGACCGCGCGGGAACTGGCCGAGCGTCTGGACGCGGTCCCCGGCATCGGACCGGCCACCGCCCAGATCATCCTCGCCGAGATCGGCTTGGACATGAGCCGCTTCCCCACCCCCGAGCACCTGGTCTCCTGGGCGAAGCTGTGCCCCCGCACGATCCAGTCCGGAGCGAAGAACACCACCGGCCCAGCCGGCAAAGGCAACCCCTGGCTCAAGGGCGCCCTCGGCGAGGCCGCCAACGCCGCCGCCCGCACCGACACCTTCCTCGGCGCCCGCTACCGCAGGATCGTCAAACGCCGCGGCCACGCCAAAGCCCTCGTCGCCGTCGCCCGCTCGATACTCGTCATCACCTGGCACCTGATCAACGACCCCGACGCCCGCTACCAGGAACTCGGCGCCGACTGGCACCAGCGACATCTCAACCCCGCCCGCAAGACCCGCGACCTCGTCCGCCAGCTCCAGGCCCTCGGCCACCAGGTCACCCTCGCCGCCCCCACTACTGCGGCCTGA
- a CDS encoding IS1380 family transposase, with protein sequence MKASHTPAAVSAAFDDRNLIAHAGLVPVMRLAERCGLARLAAEKVKLTGAKNGAGAAADAKVTSIVAGMAAGADSIDDLHVLRHGAMPVLFAGVRAPSTLGTFLRAFTHGHALQLHAVHRRFLAALAAHTPLLPGAGEKAFIDVDSTHKRVYGRAKQGAEYGRFKGVRTLHPLLATICTPHSRPVIAGVRMRRGKAADARGAPKFVSEALAAAREAGCTGTRILRADSQFYNAGVIAACRRAGARFSVTTGMNPSIKRAIHSIPDQAWQQITYPTAVPDPDTGELISGAEVAEIPAYTAFAGRKKAEQVTARLIVRRVRDLAKPTVVGDQGELFPVWRYHPFFTDNPAGTLQAEREHRHHAVVEQVIADSKAAALAHLPSGHFHANAAWLTLWAMTYNLLRATGALTSAFHAKATTATLRTHLIHVPARTARSARRVTLHLPHNWPWQHAWTHLFDTVHGPAG encoded by the coding sequence ATGAAAGCTTCCCATACTCCGGCGGCGGTCTCCGCTGCGTTCGACGACCGGAATCTGATCGCGCATGCCGGGCTGGTCCCGGTGATGCGCCTGGCCGAGCGGTGCGGGCTTGCCCGTCTGGCCGCGGAGAAGGTGAAGCTGACCGGGGCGAAGAACGGTGCGGGTGCGGCGGCGGATGCCAAGGTCACCAGCATCGTGGCCGGGATGGCCGCGGGTGCGGACAGCATCGATGACCTTCACGTCCTGCGCCACGGCGCGATGCCCGTGTTGTTCGCAGGCGTCCGTGCGCCGTCCACGCTGGGCACGTTTCTGCGCGCGTTCACCCACGGTCACGCACTCCAGCTCCACGCGGTGCACCGCAGGTTCCTGGCCGCTCTGGCCGCGCATACCCCGCTGCTGCCCGGCGCGGGCGAGAAGGCGTTCATCGATGTCGACTCCACCCACAAACGGGTCTACGGCCGGGCCAAGCAGGGCGCCGAGTACGGCCGGTTCAAAGGCGTACGCACCCTGCACCCCCTGCTCGCCACGATCTGCACCCCGCACTCCCGCCCGGTGATCGCCGGGGTGCGGATGCGCCGCGGCAAAGCGGCCGATGCCCGCGGCGCCCCCAAGTTCGTCAGTGAAGCCCTGGCCGCCGCCCGGGAGGCCGGCTGCACCGGGACCCGTATCCTGCGGGCGGATTCACAGTTCTACAACGCCGGTGTCATCGCCGCCTGCCGCCGGGCCGGGGCCCGCTTCTCGGTCACCACCGGCATGAACCCCTCCATCAAACGGGCCATCCACAGCATCCCCGACCAGGCATGGCAGCAGATCACCTATCCCACCGCGGTGCCCGACCCCGACACCGGAGAGCTCATCTCCGGCGCCGAAGTCGCCGAGATACCCGCATACACCGCCTTCGCCGGCCGCAAGAAGGCGGAACAGGTCACCGCCCGGCTGATCGTGCGCCGCGTCCGTGACCTGGCCAAACCCACCGTCGTGGGTGACCAGGGCGAGCTGTTCCCCGTCTGGCGCTACCACCCGTTCTTCACTGACAACCCCGCCGGAACGCTCCAGGCCGAGCGGGAACACCGTCACCACGCCGTCGTCGAGCAGGTCATCGCCGACAGCAAAGCCGCAGCTCTGGCCCACCTGCCGTCCGGACACTTCCACGCCAACGCGGCCTGGCTGACCCTGTGGGCCATGACCTACAACCTGCTGCGGGCCACCGGTGCTCTGACCTCCGCCTTCCACGCCAAGGCCACCACCGCCACCCTCCGCACCCACTTGATCCACGTTCCGGCCCGGACCGCCCGCTCCGCCCGGCGCGTCACCCTGCACCTGCCGCACAACTGGCCCTGGCAGCACGCCTGGACACACCTCTTCGACACCGTCCACGGACCAGCCGGCTGA